ACGCGGGCATCGAGAGCCTGGACGATCTGACCGAGGCCGATCCGGACGCGGTCGCCGAGGACGTCGACGGCGTCAGCGCCGATCGGGTCCGAACCTGGCAGGCGAAGGCGTAAGATCAGATCCGTTTTTCGACCGTCTGGACCCCTTCCGAGAGCGTCTCCCGCTTGAAGTACAGCGCCTCGACCGCGAAGACCGCCGCGGCGATGACGACGACCAGCCAGAAGACCGCGGGGAGCTGCGAGTAGAGGTACCACGTCAGCATGACGAAGAAGGCGGCCGAGCCGATCGCACCGACCAGCGGCGGGATCGGATTGACGTCGACGTCGTCGGAATCGCGCACCGTCAGCGCGAGCGCGCACATCGTGCCGAAGACGACGATAAAGGCCAGCGAGGCGAACTCGACGACGGCCTCGAGGCTCCCGAGGACGGCGAAGGCGGCCGTCAGGACGCCGATTACGAGCACGGTCCGCTTGGGCGCGGCGTCGGCGTCCGGATCGCCCATCTCGTGGGGCAGGATGTCGTCGTCGATCAGGTTCTTGGCGAAGATGGCCTCGCTGAACAGCGTCGAGTTGATCGCGCTGGCGGTCGAGATGAGGCCGGCGAGCCCGACCGCGAGCGCGAGCCACTTCGAGATGAGGAGGGCGCCGTAGAGCAGCGCCGGCTCGGGCTGGGCGGTGACGACCTCTTCGGGCAACAGCGTCGTGATGACGAACCCGACGAGGATGTAGATCGCGGCCGCGATCGGAATCGAGATGGCCACGCCCTTCGCGAGCGTCTCGTCGGGATTGTCGAACTGCTCCTGATCGTAGAACAGCAGCTGCCAGCCCTCGAAGGAGACGAACCCGACCGAGGCGGCGATTACGGGATTGAGACCGAGTTGCGAGAAGCCGGTCCGCAACTGGAAGTGCGCCGCGCCGTACCAGAGGCCGACGAGGCCGAAGACGGCGATGATCCCCGCCTGGACGAACACGAGGTAGCGCTCGACCGCCGCCGACGAGCTCGCGCCGAGGAGGTTCAACCCGACGAAGACCGCGAGCACGCCGACAGAGAGGAACTGCCGGACCGGCAGCCCCCAGACGTACTCGAACCCGATCAGCATCTGGCCGTACATGCCGAACGCGTAGGCGTACATCGCCATCGTCCCGATGTAGCCGACGACGAGCGTCCAGCCGACGACGCCCGCGGTCGTCGATCTCCCCGTCAGTTCCTCGATGTAGGTGACCGAGCCGCCGTTGCTGTCGGTCGCGTCGTTGAGCTTGACGTACGAGTACGCACAGCAGCAGACGACGACGGTCGCGAGGCCGTAGGCGAACCAGGTCAGGACGCCGGCGGCGGCGACGACGATGCCGATCGCCGCGTAGATCCCGCCGCCGACGATGCCGCCGACGCCCAGCGCGACGGCCGTTCCGACCCCGAAGCCGCCGCCGTCGTCCTCCGACCCGCCGCCACCGTCTTCGCTCACGATCCCGACCCCACCGTTACGACGCCGTTTTCCCACACGAGCCGCGGATTGACCCGTGCGATCGGGTGAACGCGGAAGTTCTCGACGCCCGCGTCCGCCGCGAAGCTGTTCTCGAACGAGCAGATCGGCAGGCAGACGCGATCCTCGAGCAACCGGGTGATCGCCGTCTCGTAGAGGCGGCGCCGCTGCTCGCGATCCGTCGTCGTTCGCGCCGTCGCGAGCCGTTCCATGACCGCGTCCTCGCGGTAGAAAGTCCCGTTCGTCACGCCGGTCATGTTCTCGTGGAACGTCGGGTAGAGATGGGTGTCCGGGTCGGGCGTGCCCGTGATCTCCCCGACGAACACCGAGTAGTCGCGCTCGGAGCCGGAGACGTGCCGCTCGAGGAATTTCGTCTCGGATACCGAAATCGTGAGCGCGCCGCGGCTGGCGTCCCGGAGGCCGCCGGCGAGCGCCTCGCCGAACTCCTTGTGTTTGGGATCCGTCGAGGTCAGGATGCGAAGCTGCCCGCTGGCCGCGTCGGCCTCGCGAAAGAGGTCGCGGGCGCGTTCGGGGTTCTTCTCGTTCGCGAGCTTCGCCCACTCGTCGGTCGGCATGTCCCACTCCTCGGCGACCCGCGGCGGTAGCGGGCCGTACTGGCGCTGGCCCATCGGCTCGACGAACTCGGAGACCGCCTTCTCGAGGTCGATGCAGTAGCTGATCGCCTCTCGCACTCGCGGGTCGGTCGTCGGCCCCTCGTTGCAGTTGAAGCCGAAGTA
This portion of the Haloterrigena gelatinilytica genome encodes:
- a CDS encoding APC family permease — translated: MSEDGGGGSEDDGGGFGVGTAVALGVGGIVGGGIYAAIGIVVAAAGVLTWFAYGLATVVVCCCAYSYVKLNDATDSNGGSVTYIEELTGRSTTAGVVGWTLVVGYIGTMAMYAYAFGMYGQMLIGFEYVWGLPVRQFLSVGVLAVFVGLNLLGASSSAAVERYLVFVQAGIIAVFGLVGLWYGAAHFQLRTGFSQLGLNPVIAASVGFVSFEGWQLLFYDQEQFDNPDETLAKGVAISIPIAAAIYILVGFVITTLLPEEVVTAQPEPALLYGALLISKWLALAVGLAGLISTASAINSTLFSEAIFAKNLIDDDILPHEMGDPDADAAPKRTVLVIGVLTAAFAVLGSLEAVVEFASLAFIVVFGTMCALALTVRDSDDVDVNPIPPLVGAIGSAAFFVMLTWYLYSQLPAVFWLVVVIAAAVFAVEALYFKRETLSEGVQTVEKRI